Genomic DNA from Plasmodium cynomolgi strain B DNA, scaffold: 0121, whole genome shotgun sequence:
TTTTGAATTTTGTTGTGctaaaagtttttttattgtgCATTTTAATTTAGGTATCAAGTTTTCCGGGTTGTAACCTctacatttttcataaaaatctTTATTCATCGTCTTATATTCTGGAATATATAAAGTTTCAATTTGATTATAGAGTGGAGatatttcattaatgtattcttcatattcctggcattttttatcactaaAATCAtctaatttattaaatttatcataatcAACACAATAATCATAAAGATCCTTACGCTTTTTCCAGATAACATATTGAGATACAGGTACATAACGCAGGCAATTATCGAATTCTGATTGTGTGAACTCTTTAATAACATCGTTTATAATAAACCTAAGATGATTATAAGGAACAGCAACTTTTCCAGATTTAcgttcaaatttttcaaacaaCTGTTCAATTATCCATAGGCTCAAAAGGTTACAATGATGATCCTTCAAATCTCCGTTATTTTGCTCATTATAATTAGTTAGATATTTTACAAGCtttgcacaaatttttataatttcagaATCTGTGTTTATTAAATTGTATGATTTACATTTATCTTCATGTTGTTTTAATTCTTCATcagaaaaattcaattttgaatagaaaatttttgatgGTAATTCCATTGAAGGTatgttcagggtttaggctTATGGTTTCAGTTTTTACGTTTCGGGTTGAGGGTTTTAGGATTAaccatttatatttactgtTTAGTTTTTCTTTCAGGATTTAGGTTCAGTTTTTAGTTATATGTTTAGTTTTATTATTCATGTGTGTGGTTTTTTTTACTGGTATGCACGTTCTTTATACGAAAAAGCAGAATGgtttatattatttcataTTCTCTcaggaatgcaaaaaattgcttgCCGAAATGTAAATCGAAATAGTTGtaaatgcacaaatgcatgtacattaagatgaataaataatttttatttattttctgagaaataattattgaGCTTTTGTACGacagtaaaaatatttttaatgatttaggaaaaaaaagttagttTAGATccgattttttgaaaaataaattttcatattagtAGTCATATTATCAAGCGCGCagcaatatatatatatatacatatatgtagaTACGGGCTTGGCGTGTTACGTAGGGAATGCCTGTGGACCTTTTCTCCAGCAAAGCTATTATCTTCCTGGCGCACCCATTTCTCGTTTCTCGCCAGGGGAGGGTAATGTGATGTTGTTGCAGAGAGAAAATCAGAATCACCTCCAAacaggtattatatatgtaataatatgtatgcactatGGAgggctttttattttttttcttcacgatggTTCGCCATCCTGAAAGGTCTATTTTCCCCTCGATAGCAGTTGCGCCCAGCGGAGGGAGAATatgtcatgggcaaaaaatattgtgcattattatgccatacaaataaggcgtagtaattCGCCTGcgcgaaataaaaaaaatatatctctGAGCAGATAAATAATTAGTGCACTGCCTAGGCtggccttccttccgccACTAAGCtcgtatatataatacccccctttaatctccttccttcgaaagcggcctacttggaacAGCACTTCTGTTAAACTCGCTGCCAATGGGATGTTCATTTGAAGAAGCTGCGTGCAAttgcaatgcaaacaaatatgAGCTTG
This window encodes:
- a CDS encoding hypothetical protein (putative); protein product: MELPSKIFYSKLNFSDEELKQHEDKCKSYNLINTDSEIIKICAKLVKYLTNYNEQNNGDLKDHHCNLLSLWIIEQLFEKFERKSGKVAVPYNHLRFIINDVIKEFTQSEFDNCLRYVPVSQYVIWKKRKDLYDYCVDYDKFNKLDDFSDKKCQEYEEYINEISPLYNQIETLYIPEYKTMNKDFYEKCR